One Burkholderiales bacterium genomic window carries:
- a CDS encoding protein-L-isoaspartate(D-aspartate) O-methyltransferase, which translates to MVLVCPAVQAGDEYAQRRQHMVDEIKAMTVDTRYETGKTALDPRVLAAMGIVERHKFVPPNAVADAYQNRPLPIGYGQTISQPYIVAIMTDLMRVRPNDAVLEIGTGSGYQAAILAELAKSVYTIEIIEPLGKQAHERLQRLGFRNVLTKVGDGYYGWEQYAPFDSIIVTAAASQIPPPLIKQLKPGGRMVIPVGAQFLTQYLMLVEKKADGTISSKQILPVSFVPLTGGH; encoded by the coding sequence ATGGTTCTTGTTTGCCCGGCGGTTCAAGCGGGCGACGAGTATGCGCAGCGCCGGCAGCACATGGTGGACGAGATTAAAGCAATGACCGTCGACACCCGGTATGAGACCGGCAAGACTGCGCTCGACCCGCGGGTGCTGGCGGCGATGGGAATAGTCGAACGCCATAAATTCGTGCCGCCGAACGCAGTCGCGGATGCCTATCAAAACCGCCCGCTGCCCATCGGCTACGGCCAAACTATTTCCCAGCCCTACATCGTCGCGATCATGACCGACCTTATGCGCGTGCGGCCCAATGACGCGGTGCTTGAAATCGGCACCGGCTCCGGGTACCAGGCGGCAATCCTCGCCGAACTGGCAAAGTCGGTTTACACGATCGAAATCATCGAGCCGCTTGGAAAACAAGCGCACGAACGCCTGCAGCGCCTGGGTTTTCGCAATGTGCTCACCAAAGTGGGTGACGGCTATTACGGCTGGGAGCAGTACGCGCCGTTCGATTCGATCATCGTCACTGCCGCGGCGAGCCAGATTCCGCCGCCGCTCATCAAGCAGCTCAAGCCGGGCGGCAGGATGGTGATTCCGGTGGGCGCGCAGTTTCTCACGCAGTACCTGATGCTGGTGGAAAAAAAAGCAGACGGTACCATTTCGAGCAAACAAATTCTTCCGGTAAGTTTCGTCCCGCTGACGGGTGGACACTAA
- a CDS encoding SAM-dependent methyltransferase: MDTKPSLTPPLFSISLLSAAVLGYEILLMRLLSIIQWHHFAYMIISVALLGYGASGAMVSLAQDQLKQRFAYVFMTCAVLFGICAVGCFLLAQRVPFNALEFLWDPRQPYYLLLIYLLLFLPFFFAATCVCLTFSVFPDYIHRIYSFDILGAGAGSFGVVAVLFVFFPIGALKLLGSMAIAAAALACVECKLRRRWLAVLFLAVAALMPLAWSGDFSELRLSPYKGLSQALQVKDAKVIDQVSSPLALLTVVESPLIPFRYAPGLSLNASGEPPPQLGIFSDGDSMSALNRFDQHYQALSYLDYLTSALPYHLLTQPRVLVLGSGAGADVLQALYYHSSQIDAVELNPQLVDLVQHRFAEFSGKPYSAPGVRVHVAEARGFVAASREQYDLIQVALVDAFGASSAGLYALSESYLYTLEAFQDYLRHLRPGGILALTRWVTLPPRDTLKLFATAVVSLERDGISQPGKRLVLIRGWNTSTLLVKNGEFSEPEIAALKTFCRDRSFDLAYFPGISASDANRYNVLQEPYFFEGAQALLGAQRLDFLERYKFNVAPASDDKPYFFHFFKWRVLPEILALK, translated from the coding sequence GTGGACACTAAACCCAGCCTGACCCCTCCGTTATTTTCCATTTCGCTGCTCTCCGCGGCGGTGCTCGGCTATGAAATCCTGCTGATGCGGCTGTTGTCGATCATCCAGTGGCATCACTTCGCTTACATGATCATCAGCGTCGCGCTCCTGGGTTACGGAGCAAGCGGCGCCATGGTGAGCCTCGCGCAAGATCAGCTTAAGCAGCGCTTCGCATACGTTTTTATGACCTGCGCCGTGTTGTTCGGAATTTGCGCAGTCGGATGTTTCCTCCTGGCGCAGCGCGTGCCTTTTAATGCGCTGGAGTTTTTATGGGACCCGCGCCAGCCGTATTATTTGCTGCTGATTTACCTGCTGCTGTTTCTGCCGTTTTTCTTTGCCGCAACTTGCGTCTGCCTTACGTTCTCTGTATTTCCCGATTACATACACCGGATTTACAGCTTCGACATTCTTGGCGCTGGCGCGGGGAGTTTTGGCGTGGTCGCAGTGCTTTTCGTTTTTTTTCCAATCGGCGCGCTGAAATTATTGGGCTCTATGGCCATTGCGGCAGCTGCGCTCGCCTGCGTTGAATGCAAGCTGCGTCGCCGCTGGCTGGCTGTTTTATTTTTAGCAGTTGCCGCTCTGATGCCATTAGCCTGGTCCGGCGATTTTAGCGAACTACGCCTTTCTCCCTACAAGGGCCTGAGCCAGGCATTGCAAGTGAAGGATGCGAAGGTAATCGATCAGGTTTCCAGCCCGCTGGCTCTTCTCACGGTGGTTGAAAGCCCGCTCATTCCGTTTCGTTATGCGCCCGGCTTGAGTCTGAATGCAAGCGGCGAACCGCCTCCGCAGCTGGGTATTTTCAGCGATGGCGACTCGATGAGCGCGCTCAATCGTTTCGACCAACACTACCAGGCCTTGAGCTATCTCGACTATCTCACCTCCGCTCTTCCCTATCACCTTCTTACTCAGCCGCGAGTTTTAGTGCTTGGGTCTGGAGCCGGCGCAGACGTGTTGCAGGCGCTCTATTACCATTCCAGTCAAATTGACGCGGTGGAACTCAACCCGCAGTTAGTCGACCTGGTGCAGCATCGGTTTGCCGAATTTTCCGGAAAGCCTTACAGCGCACCGGGTGTTCGGGTACATGTCGCGGAAGCTCGCGGTTTTGTCGCGGCAAGCCGCGAACAATACGATCTGATACAGGTTGCGCTGGTCGATGCCTTCGGCGCCTCCTCAGCCGGTCTTTATGCGCTCTCCGAAAGCTATTTGTACACGCTCGAAGCATTCCAGGATTATCTCCGTCATTTGCGCCCCGGCGGAATTCTGGCGCTCACGCGCTGGGTCACGCTTCCGCCGCGCGATACGCTTAAATTATTCGCCACTGCGGTTGTTTCTTTGGAGCGGGATGGAATATCTCAGCCGGGAAAACGGCTAGTACTTATCCGCGGCTGGAATACCAGCACGCTTCTGGTGAAGAATGGCGAATTCAGCGAACCCGAGATCGCCGCGCTTAAAACCTTTTGCCGCGACCGGTCTTTCGATCTCGCCTATTTCCCGGGAATAAGCGCGTCTGACGCCAACCGCTACAACGTTCTGCAAGAGCCGTATTTTTTCGAGGGCGCGCAAGCGCTGCTCGGCGCGCAAAGACTGGATTTTCTAGAGCGCTATAAGTTTAATGTCGCGCCGGCGAGCGATGACAAGCCCTATTTCTTCCACTTTTTCAAATGGCGCGTGCTGCCCGAGATTCTTGCGCTCAAGG